aattatttttattgcgatTGGCCTATGGccggcctaaatctgatgtggcaggtggattgtTAGTGCTACTTGACGTGGCGGGGGAGAAACTGTTGGCCGATTTACTGGCCGAagtaccattggagatgctctgaGGCATTTAGGTTTTTCGCCGAAGCTACTCTCCACCTAGAGGTGCCCACGATTTGTAAACCGGCAATTCCGGTTTCGGAAAATTTGGAACTGGAACCAAACCGTGAGGCTATTGACGGTTCCGGTTTCGGGtcaaaaaccggcggttccggttccggttccggttctgaACCGTCGGTTTTCGTAAGGTTCCTTGTGGTTCTGGTTCGATTTGGCGGTTCCGGtggttttcttgtttttttttggctatgtaatttggaattttggatttacacaataaatttgaacaagacaatggataatttaaattgaaataagacGAATAAGGTGAAAATCATatcaatttattgaatttgagttGTAACGGATAAGACAATGGACAACCGAAACcgccggaaccgccggttttaccaccaaaaccgccggttttggTCAACAAACCGTCTGCAAAACCGCCTAACCACCTGCATGAACCATCCCATCGTGTCAGCCTAGTGTTCCGCACCCAAACCGttaaaccgccggttttcacGGTTTTCCgtggttaaccgccggttttggTCAAAAAACCGTCTGAAAAGGCTGAATCACGGCTGCCAGAGCTGAATGCCTCGAACGCCTCGCCGGAACCGTGAAACCGCCGTTTAACCGGCAGTTCGGAACCGTCTGGAATCGGCGGTTTGGTGGCGGTTTCGGTTCTTAATATCTGGAACCGGAATCGGCCCGCAGTTCAAATTCTGGTTGTTCCGGTTCAAGAAAAAAGTCACGGTTcaggttcggaaccggaaccggaaccggcggttctgattcggcggttaaccgccgaaaccgaaaaccgtgggcacctctatCTCCACCAACCATATCATACTGAAATTGACAATCATCGAATCCCAATCATCAatttgatatactccctccatccccaaaAAAATGGGCAATAGGTATGACAaggaattaagacaaaattggtaaaaaaaaaaaaagagagagaagaatggtagttaaagtattattagtggatagtgagacaTACATTATTGAAttgatggagtataaattttcaaaaatgaaatgcatatatttttgtgggatggacaaaaatagaaagtgtgcatatttttatgggacggatggagtattaatcaCCCCATCGCTTTTGGAGGCCGGTTGCTTCAGCTTACATCCCAACATTAAGccaatattaatatacatattcCTTGATTCTACAATGTTCATACAAACCAGTGTTGGAGactaaattcaaactcaacaAGGTCTAGCAAAAGAATAATTCTTGCAACGGACTAGCATTAACAATATTTGGACAAAAATGTAAAGTCACttcaatatcaaattttgaacAATCAGTATATACTCCGTCTTTTGTGTATCATCTgattatttgaaaatgtaCAATAAAGGCTAGCTATCCAACGACGGtgaaaattttacaaaaactTGCTTATACTCACCTTCaagatcattttttttaatacacttgaattaaattaaccTCTATCAGCAACAACATCATACGTTTTCCCTCTTCCCTTGCAATATCTGAATCAACATCTTGGCATTCAACAATCCTACACACGTCTCAAACAAGCTTCAATACCCATCTTCTCACTATAACAGCACAAGGAACTCAACGTTAGCAACGCAAACTGCACGCCCCTCGAACTCCCATTCCTCACAATCCCTAACAAAACATCCAAAACCCCAGCATTTCATCCCGCGCAAGCTTGCATTTTGCGAGCAGGCCGAGGACCTCCACAGCCAAAGCGGCGTTTTGGATCAAAATTGGCACCCCGAATTGCTCGGGCCCGGTTACAGCGTGAACAATGCGGTGGCGGcctcctttctctctcttgagCTGCCCATCCGCACGAGGGAAACCAAACCCGGAATCGCATCCGGGTAGGACCCGATCGTGACCCTGTTGACTTCGAGCACGGCGAGAGAGAGGGGTTTGGGTGTAAAGATTGTGACTAgagtttatatttataagattAAGATTAATACTTCCTCTATCTAGTCATTCagaatttatatgaattttaaattaaatttaaggagaataaaaaaattaattaaaattatataaatggtGAGACcaataaatgattaaatagaagaaaaaaggagaaaaagattGTGGTATGGACTATTTCTTTTATGGACTATTTGTTTTGatagatgaagaaaaaataattatttttatggaatggaggaTTATATGACCAAAGGCAAAGATTAATATGTGGAGCTCCCCTCGACAAATATTgagaaattttcattttgtaataTACTCCTTCGGTTTTGGTgttctagttttttattttagttggttCCTTATTAATtatcctattttaatttacgACTCTTGATAGTagattatatatttcattaatttattttacttctattttattataatcataatatataaaaataggatttgcaaatctttaattatttttacacactctataactttatattttttcaaatctgAACCAAAGTCAAAGTGGACCCATATTGAATGACAAAAGGAgtaaatttttgttaagttATAATCAATCATATAGTTgatgcaaattaaattttactactataatttttaattgtactAAAAGCaagttaaaattgaaaattgtcaAATTTGTATGTAGTTTACGAATTATCAATCTCAATCCAGCTTCCATGCTATAAGTTGCAAATTGTTGTAACTTATGAAATGGAACCaccaatttcaaataaaaagcCTTAAAATTCTAATCTTAATAGTGCcaaattaaggaaaaaaagacctgcaaaattaattaaaataatgaaaacgagattgttttaaatatagataaatGATACATTTTGAGAAATCGATTTGCCATATCGGAAAATCTGACTTCCACATAACCACAAATTACATAAGAAAAAGTAGTCTCGACAATTACACAgcattataattatgatttaattcgtgagatttaaaaattatgggataacaaaaattcaactaattttcccaatattttaatatatttccGCATAAGATACATATAATAATCTCCATAATctatattatatcattattGTAAATTGTTACATGTTTGTATTTTCCCTCAAGATACAAATAATATCTCCATTAGCTAGATTGTATATTAATGAGGGAGTCATAGTTTGGTTTTAGCCCGTTAGATTTTTCAAAGGCGTACTAGGTTAGTTCAAATGAAGTACTATTCAAAAATGATCCAATAaaacataactaaaattatattgtaataaaatgaaaaatattgatttctATAATTAGATTTGATTTCTCTAATGTAAGTCTGTAATGGcgaaactaaaaattatagatCGGCAAAATTTAGGTGATAATAAGATAATCGGTGTAGTGGATTTTTCTTATGCTATCTTCAGTTATTTACACCAAAATCaacttgattttttataaaatattaaaaaataaaaattttcaaattatttatatcaaatttaaattttaaaaaattagtatttcttctttacttatttttttggtttgatttatGTGAATCAATTGATGCGTGAAACAATAACTTTGTTGATTCACTTAccgatcaaattttaataacattaaattaaacaaaccTAATTTAAACTAGAAGTTGTCAAACCAGCTGACTTGTAACAACTCAAGCAAACAAATGTTTATTATAACTAATAATTCTTTTAAATGATGGTGTATGAACCCACACCATTAAGAATTTGAAAATGTAAGATTTCGTCCTTTTTTATATAGTccaataattattgaataatcAATTGTAACATAtgtcacttttatttatattttgtgtgatcATTATCTACTCATTTccataattattgaataatcAATGTAACATCTGTCAGGATTTTACAAGAAACACATAAAAGGTTAGATATATTACTGACTAACCAATTgaaagaataatttatttattttcctaatctcatttttaattaattgcatattaTAGTACATAAATTACAAATCTATATCTGAACGACGCCCCTCCCATAAAAAGAATCTATCGACCATGGAGCAATGTAACAGTAATTTCATTGGAAGTGTTAGGCATTTTCCCGGTAGAGGAGGAATCAGTGTCGAACATTGTTCGTTGCGTGTAGAAACCTGGTTGTTTAGGTTGATCTAATATTGGATGCTCACTGTCCAACATTACAACAACGTTTGACATTGTAGGTCTGTCTTCGGGCCTTTGTTGCACGCATAGTAACCCAACTTGGATACATCTTATCACTGCCAAAGATTCTCTATTTAGAATGGATGCATCCACAAAATCTCTAGGATTCCCCTCTGTCCATAATTTCCATGCCTGAatgatataatattgaaatgaaaaatgaatatttttgataAGGTCAAATAGAATATGAAGGAGTAAGTTTTGTAACTAACATGTCCTAAGAGATTGAGGTCGTGATCGGGATGATAGAATCCTCTGTTTTTCTTGCCACTTACTATCTCTAACACCAACACTCCAAAGCTGAAGACGTCCGACTTCACTGAGAAGAAGCCGTCTACTGCATATTCCGGGGCCATGTACCCGCTACATTTGAAACAACATTGtggttatttttattattattagctaGCTATCCCAATTGAAGAGTGTAGAACAAAAGATGCTTACTATGTACCCATGACTCTCTTCGTATTTTCTTGGTATTGATCGGCCCCTAACATTCTTGCCAGCCCAAAGTCTGAAATTTTGGGATTCATTTCATTGTCTAGGAGTATATTGCTTGCTTTTAGATCCCTATGAATTATTCGTAATCTTGAATCGCGATGGAGATACAAAAGTCCGCGGGCAATGCCTACTATTATATCATAACGCGTCCGCCACTCTAGAGATGTATCTTTTGTTTGATCTAGAAAGATTGTAAACAGAAGCGATAGGATTCATGAGTTGAAATGAAAGAGAGACAAACAGTGTAAAGAGTAAAGAGACTAACCAAATATGAAGAGGTCCAAACTCTTGTTGGGCATGTACTCGTAAACCAGCATTCTCTCATTTTGATGAATGCAACATCCCAAAAGCCTAACCAAGTTCCTGTGTTGTAGTTTAGCAATCAAGATTACCTCGTTCTTGAATTCATGGAGGCCTTGTCCAGAATCTTGAGAGAGTCTCTTAACTGCTATCTCTTTGCCATTTGATAGGATGCCCTTTGTAAGATGATCATGAATagtttctattattttatagaaaaaattataaatgctCTAGTTGAATATTACAAACTAAGATCTATTAAAGTACCTTGTAAACAGGGCCAAAACCACCTTCCCCAATCTTATTTGAGAAGGAGAACTCATTTGTGGCAGTTGATATGGTAAGAAAGTCAATCATTGGTAAAGCCACATCTTCATCACTTATTCTTGCATTCTCATTTTGGTTTGGAAAATCATGTTGTTGCTCTGCCATATCTGGAACCAATCATGTTATTACAAGAAATATGCAGTATTCAACTGATATATTGTTTGCAAATTGagatgaataatttaatttaaacctGCATTCACGATATGAAACTAgagttataaaattaactaaagATGCATTTGGTACCATGATATTGAGGGTTTCAAATTTAGAGTTGAACTATTCAATTCTAAATCTATTGTTtgataacataaaaatatttaaattacaaatatatattatacacatATGACtgtttgaatttcaaatcctaaatatttaaaattttgatacagaTCAAATTGAGTACCTCTCAAACACATATTGCATAAACACTATACGCGTGTACATGCACATTGTACATGCACCACACAACAGACAGAAACAATGCACAACAAAATATGGACACACAACTTCAAATTCTATGCCAAATCTTGgttattttttacttataaataaaattttgaaatttaaaatgcatttttataagtattagtcaattaattttatcaataaaaaaatacagaattaaaataaaaaatatctttaaacACACTCTTGATTAAATCAGAATGATGGGTTTCACTTTTAGATTCCCGGATTAAGAATATTAGCCATTAGGTCATTTGCAAGGGTAAGATGGCAATTATGTTCGTTTCGTGCCAAGAATAATTATAAACTAGTATTAACCAGTCATAATGAAAAAGTCGTTATGGTTGACTTATATGaaaattcttcaaattatGATCGTGAAGCTTGACCTACTCACGTTTAATTTCTATAAACATGAAAAATTGCGAAATGCTTGCTAATTATTAACCTGCTTTCTTCTTAGCAACCCGCTTACGGATAACCAACCAGATGACGAGGGTCAACACCACTACGAATGCAGCCGCCATTACTGATACAATCACAGCTACTCTCTTCGATTTTTTCGAGCCTTTTCATAGCATGACAAGAAGAATTAAGGAAGTAAGTATCACACTGcaaatcaaacataaatatGTACAAACAAGCAAAGTTTAAAATGcttaaattaaaagttaccTAGTTCAGAGAGAGGCATTTTGACAAAGAGTTCTTGCCCACCCTCTTCATACACTCTGATATCCATCAACTCCCCGGACCAAACCACACACCCGGTCGCTTCTGTCCGAGCATAAGCCACACACGAACAGTCCCTCAAACACGCTGCCTCGCACTCCTTCTCGTTCCTCGCACTCGCATCCACTAAGCTTGCGGACGTGTCCGGCACTTTCACGCTCGAAAACCTCCTGAAACCCGCACCCGTGCTACAGTTCAGCGGAGTCCTCCTGCTGCACCCGCCCGACCAATCAAACCGCGCCCACTCCTCCCCAACCCGAGGAACGAACCCGGCCAGGCAATCACATATCGGTGCCCTCCCAAATTCGCAGATGCCGAAGCTACCACACCTGTCATAATCATCGCAGGTGTCGGATATCAATGTGGCGATGTTGATCCAATCGTTGCTCGGCTCGCTCCACCGGAAGTGCGTCAGAGCCCCGGACTCGCTCACCACAAGCCTCGAAACGACGGAGTCGTCGGCGTTTTCGAATGAGTAATAAACGTCGGTAGAATTGAAGATGAAAATTGGGTTGAAGACCGAGTTCCCCTGGAGAGCAGGGGCGCCGCCGAAACGGACGCCGTCCCAAGGGCCGCTTCTGAATCTGATGGTCGATCCCTGCCGTAGGATTATCGAAGGCAGACCCCTGGGATTCATCCTGTACGTGTATTCGCCTGGAGAAGGATCATCCATGCTCTTCCATGACGTCAGATACAGTTCTTGATTGCTTCTCAGATCCCACCCGAGTCTCATGCCGGGAATCAGAGTGTTACAAGGATAGTCGAAACTCTGCCACGAATAACTTCCGTTGCTGCTTCCTTCGCGGTCGAGTACGAGGTTTCCGTTGTCTAGAAGTCTCAAAACAGGGTTGCTGGTGCTGGAAGTGGAGTTTGCGGACCAAAGCATAGATGACTGGTTGCTGGTGATGACGATGTTTCCGGCCGGCGTGACAGAGAGTGCGCCTGATGAATCTGAAATAGGGCTGTTCTTGTTGGCGACCCAAACTACTGTTTGAATTGTGACTTTGTTGAACCAGATTCCGATGTATCGGTTGGTGGAGTTCCGGGGGCTGAAGAATCCAAGCACGAAGTTTCCATTGGGAGAAACGAGACTTGTGTTGTTATCGAGGAGGGTCTGATTCGGCGCTAAGGAATCGACGGCGATGGAGGCTTTGAAGAGGAGAACGAGGAAGGAGACTGTATGAAACAGAGTAGTGTCATGTTTCATCGTCTCGGCGGGAAAATACCGGCGCCAGCCGCAGTGTGTCGATGTGAAAGGGAACTTTCAACTTTGAAATTGTAGATATTATAACGTCGAAAGAATGAATAAATATCAGAAGACAAGTATTAAACATAAATGTTGTTAAGTGCTGAGCCACACAAAATGCCGACTATGGAGactttgtcaatttcaaactATATCAGCTGtctagtttataaatttttgttagGACTTTCCGAGGGAAATCTGAGATATTTAATGTACATGTTACATTGGTCAAAATGCTTAATCTCCTATGATGTAACAAgtactatcttttttattcaatcattaatcaatccaaaaaaaattgcatgTGCTGTAGttgcttcaatttcaatgATGTAGTACATCTTACTGATCAAAGGGGACAAACAGAGAAAAAAAGCATTGCAAATCTAATGTATTGTTTTCCCAAAATGATGATTCTTTTTGAATGAGGGCctaaaactagaaagcaaGAACATTTAGTATACTAGATTTGAGAACGATTTACAGTAAAATGAGAAATCTTGGCAAAACTAATCCTACCTGTATGAGCAAAATTCAAGTTATGGATGTTGAAGAGAGACATGAAATTGTAGGTTAAAATGAGGAGGAGCAGTTAGTGAATGACTATCGACCATCAAGCATGGTAACGGTAACTTGGTTGACTGTGCATGATTCTTCGTCCATTCTCGTTTCAGTAGGGCGCCTTCCCAGGCAGTATCCTGGATGAGTAGGCTGTTGCATAGACACGAAATCTCTGCTTAACATGAGCACAACGTTGGACATATTGGGCCTGTCTTCGGCCTGCTCCTGCACGCACAATAATCCCACTTGTATGCATCTCAGTACTTCACCTGCCACATATTCTTCACCTGCCGCTGAGTCCACCAGCTCCAGCGCCCTCCCTTCCCTGTATAATTTCCACGCCTGCACAATTCCATATATGCATCACATTATATTACACTACTAGATGAATTGTCTTCCTTGTACTTACATACGCAAGAAGATTGAGATGGTTATTTGTTTGATAGAATCCTCTGTTCTTCGTCCCGCTCACTATCTCCAGAACCAGAACCCCGAAGCTGAAAACATCGGATTTTATGGAGAAGAGGCCGTCCATTGCATATTCTGGTGACATGTAGCCGCTGCAAACATGCATGGTGGATTATTAACTAAAACTCGGAGATGAAAAACTCGATCTATATAGTGTTCGTGAGAGAATCTTACTATGTTCCAACAACTTTCTTTGTGTTGGCTTCAGTTTGATCTCCTCCAAAGATTCTTGCCATGCCAAAATCCGATATCTTAGGCTCCATATCTTTATCAAGGAGAATGTTACTGGCCTTGAGATCCCTGTGGATGATTCTGAATCTTGAATCTTGGTGCAGATAGAGGAGGCCTCGTGCGATCCCATTTATGATCTTGAAACGCGTTTGCCAGTTGAGCATTGagcttttgtttttctctgCCAGAAACAAAGCTAATCAGTAAGTACCAAAATGCATCATCCATTTAGGTAGGAGACGAGGAGTTACTGAAGATAATTGAATCGAGGCTCTTATTTTCCATGTACTCATACACCAGCATCTTCTCCTCCATCTCACCGCAGCATCCGAGTAGACGAACAAGATTTCTATGCTGAAGTCTAGCTATCagcttcatttcattcttGAACTCATCTACTCCCTGAACAGAAGTCTTGGACAGCCGCTTCACAGCTATTTCCTGACCTTCTGCTAGCACACCCTGATCATGCACAAGTTCAATATTCACCTCTATTTTGGATATgatattgtgaatttattaatacTTCACCTTGTAAACAATGCCAAAACCACCTTGGCCTAGTTTATTCTCATCAGTGAACTTGTTGGTCGCAATGAATAATGTAGTGATGTCGAACAGAGGCAGCTCTATGTCATCTACTGCTGTTTCGCCCGACTGGTCTCGTTTGCTTGGAATTGTTGGTGCATTCAACAGATGGTCTTCTTGGCTTCTTTCCCTTGATCCTGTTTTCGGTAAGGAAAAGATAGGCAGAATCAAGTTTACTTACATATGCAACATGTAACTGCAACATCAGACACAAACATTTCTTTACTAGTACCTCTACGCACTACTATATTTACAGTCTCTGATTTCCGTTTCTTCGATACAAGGAAAATAGCGAGCCCAAGGAGCAGTGCGGCGCTTCCAACAACAATCCCAGCAATCATGATGGTTTGTCTAGTCTTGTTAGAGTCATCTCCACCTCCTGAAGCTGCTGGTGCTActaaaaaccaacaaattaaCATCTCAGCTAATCACAGCacttaattagttagcatCACACCACGAATGACCCAACGTCTAGAATCTTCATTTAAACAACCAATTGTATAAAATGAGATATATTCTCCTCTGAGTAAAAACAAGAGCTAGGAAAAAGTTAAACGTAATCTCCATCtaataaaagtaaagaaaataaaagcttAGCAGTTCAGAAAGTGAGGTCTTAATTCCACCCAAAAATTGATTATGTGGAGTACTTAATTCCCCcacaaaatatagtaaaaaacaaaaaaatctcaGCCTTCTCTGTCTTTGTCATCATCTATAAAACATGTGCAGTTGACTTTGCATCCTGTCATTGTTTGCTTaaaatcatttcaaattttttaaacagaatcatttactccatttattaaaaaggACTTGTCAACATTTCACAAAACAGTGTTCAAAATAATTCAGACAAACACATAATCAAAGTAGACGAAGAATAATTTCATCTAAGTACTTGGCCACCAAACATTAACCAAAACGATTACGACGTGCACTAAAgtctattttttcaaataattaccGCCACcaagtaaatattttttcagaaAAGGTAAATAAATGATGGGAAATTAACACACCTAATTCCGCCGCCGGCACCCGGTAATAGAAATCCTGCCCTCCGCCTTCCGACGCGGCGTACACCCTCATATCGTAGAGATCCTCCCCCCAAACAACGCATCCGCTCCCGTCGCTGATATTCGCGCTCGAATAACCCCGGCACGAACAGTTCCTCCGGCACATTTCCCGGCACTGATCCAAATTCATCTCCGCATACACATCCGCCGCCCCGCTCTCCGGCAGCTTCACGCTGCTCATCGCTAAGAAATCGTCCGTCCCGCAGTCCAATTCAACAACGCGCACGCAGCCATCCGATCCATCCCGGAGACTCCACGCCTGCGGATCCTTCGGCTCGAACGCTCTCATGCACTTGCAAACCGGCGAAGCATTCGCGTCGCAGATTCCGTAAACCCCACACTCTCTGTACACGTCGCATTGGTCCTTGGGAGCGTACCAGAAAAGATTCCAGACTCCGCTCGACGGAATCCAGATGAATCGCTGCAGCGCCCCCGAGTGCTTCACCACCAATCTCGAATGCATCGAGCCGTTGAGCAGATTGAAAGAATATGAAACTTGATATGGATTCCTGACAAAGAGAAACGACAGGAGCGGGCTGGTCGGCCTCATTTCCGGGACGCCGCTGAATCTGAGGCCGTTCCACGCGCCGCTCCGGTAATAAGTCCTGTCTCTGTTCGACAAATGTATTTCCGGATAGCCGGAGATGTCGAGCTTGAAACTGTACTCTCCCGTGGACGGATCGTCGGCGGATTTCCACGACGTTATGTATCGATTCAGCCCTGTTTTGGAGTCCCACCCGAGCTTCATCCCCGGCAGCAACGTGTCCGTTGGATAGTCGAAGCTCTGCCACAGGTAATTATCCGGGTCGTCGTCGTCTTCTTCGCGGAGGACAAAGTTGCCGTTATCCAGCAGCTCGGCGACTCTGCTGCCGCCGCTGGAGGTGGCGGAGAGGTGCGGCGCCGACCACAGGGATGCTCCGGAATGGTCTTGTAAAGTGAGGCGGCCGTCGTCGGGGGTGATTTTGAGGATCCCGGAGGAGTTTGAGAGAGGGGAGTCTCGGTTGGCGACCCAGACGACGACTCTTTCTTGGATGTTCTTGTACCAGATGCCGACGTACCAGGTGTTGGATGCGCCGGGGAAGAAGCCCAGCTCGAattcggcggcggcggagactAGGGTGTTGTTTTGAGCGAGGGGTTTTGTGGGGGTGATGAGATCGGTTGAAGCGGTGAGCAGAGGGATCAAAGTCAATGTGATGAGGAAACACCAGAGGTGATGGCGCTGCTCCGCCGCGTTTCTCATATTTCAGACCGGTCGACCATTTCCCATATGGTGATTTGGGATTGGTTTGGGGATGAATTTCGAGGAGAGGTGAAAATCTTCTTAATTCGGtgttatattctatttttaacaCCTCATTTACAAGTATTacactttataatttatataatccCTCTAAATGCCATTGATACCAATTTCCTTTTCCTTCTTCCTGTTAAATAACTAAGAAGATTATacagaataatatagaagattATGgagaatattatattttgtagaatAAGTCccgttaaaaatgaaacgttttcctttttggtttgtcccattaaaaatgaaacgtttcctaaaatggaaacaactctatctctactttttcatctctcttactttactctcttttcattaactcacaaaataacactgcataaaatcatgtgccgatttttaaatgtttcattttaaatgggacggaaggagtattttgGGAGTATTATTGTTTCCATtgtaaaacatattttatctCCTGTATTATCATTCATTCATAAATCAATAGATATAAATTCAGTCTCCAATATCAAAATCATATGTTCATCcccaaattcaaacttaacTTTTAATAAGTCATCCGTAGTCATTAGTACTttcactctttcctttttagtccgtcttcTAAAAACAGAAACTCTTTTCTTAATAgttcgtccataaaaataaaaaactttctattttaatttaagaaaaaaaaagatttatcTCTAATGAGGATAGacttatttttcactaacacatttttctttctatttctctcttattgTACCAATTTTGCACTAAAAAACTCGTACTAttgcaaaagt
The nucleotide sequence above comes from Salvia hispanica cultivar TCC Black 2014 chromosome 5, UniMelb_Shisp_WGS_1.0, whole genome shotgun sequence. Encoded proteins:
- the LOC125190501 gene encoding G-type lectin S-receptor-like serine/threonine-protein kinase At4g27290 isoform X1, with the translated sequence MKHDTTLFHTVSFLVLLFKASIAVDSLAPNQTLLDNNTSLVSPNGNFVLGFFSPRNSTNRYIGIWFNKVTIQTVVWVANKNSPISDSSGALSVTPAGNIVITSNQSSMLWSANSTSSTSNPVLRLLDNGNLVLDREGSSNGSYSWQSFDYPCNTLIPGMRLGWDLRSNQELYLTSWKSMDDPSPGEYTYRMNPRGLPSIILRQGSTIRFRSGPWDGVRFGGAPALQGNSVFNPIFIFNSTDVYYSFENADDSVVSRLVVSESGALTHFRWSEPSNDWINIATLISDTCDDYDRCGSFGICEFGRAPICDCLAGFVPRVGEEWARFDWSGGCSRRTPLNCSTGAGFRRFSSVKVPDTSASLVDASARNEKECEAACLRDCSCVAYARTEATGCVVWSGELMDIRVYEEGGQELFVKMPLSELGSKKSKRVAVIVSVMAAAFVVVLTLVIWLVIRKRVAKKKADMAEQQHDFPNQNENARISDEDVALPMIDFLTISTATNEFSFSNKIGEGGFGPVYKGILSNGKEIAVKRLSQDSGQGLHEFKNEVILIAKLQHRNLVRLLGCCIHQNERMLVYEYMPNKSLDLFIFDQTKDTSLEWRTRYDIIVGIARGLLYLHRDSRLRIIHRDLKASNILLDNEMNPKISDFGLARMLGADQYQENTKRVMGTYGYMAPEYAVDGFFSVKSDVFSFGVLVLEIVSGKKNRGFYHPDHDLNLLGHAWKLWTEGNPRDFVDASILNRESLAVIRCIQVGLLCVQQRPEDRPTMSNVVVMLDSEHPILDQPKQPGFYTQRTMFDTDSSSTGKMPNTSNEITVTLLHGR
- the LOC125190501 gene encoding receptor-like serine/threonine-protein kinase SD1-8 isoform X2 — protein: MAPEYAVDGFFSVKSDVFSFGVLVLEIVSGKKNRGFYHPDHDLNLLGHAWKLWTEGNPRDFVDASILNRESLAVIRCIQVGLLCVQQRPEDRPTMSNVVVMLDSEHPILDQPKQPGFYTQRTMFDTDSSSTGKMPNTSNEITVTLLHGR